In Methanococcoides sp. AM1, one genomic interval encodes:
- a CDS encoding UDP-glucose/GDP-mannose dehydrogenase family protein, protein MKVSIIGSGYVGSVTAACFAELGHEVICIDIDEKKVQMINDGIPPIWEEGLGELMAKHAEKNLIATSDYDYAIQNSDVSFICVGTPSNEHGNIDLSIVGAACKSLGMAMAKKDGFHIVVVKSTVVPQTTENTVLPLLEEHSGKVAGKDFGVAMNPEFLREGKAVYDFMHPDKIVIGSIDERTGALVSELYRDLDCEVTRTIPSTAEMIKYVNNSFLATKISFSNEIGNICKRLGIDTYEVMNAVGADFRISEYFLNSGAGFGGSCFPKDVRALIGKAKEIDYYPSLLESVIEVNELQPMQMTELLEKHAGDVKGKRVAVLGLAFKNETDDIRESRSIPVIKRLLELGADVNAYDPMATDNMKALIENIWYYDSAAEALEGAIACLIMTEWDEFRKLDSEFAGMNNKLVIDGRKMIDPEKLEEDIVYEGLCW, encoded by the coding sequence ATGAAGGTATCTATTATTGGATCAGGTTATGTTGGTTCAGTTACAGCTGCGTGCTTTGCAGAACTTGGGCATGAGGTCATATGCATCGATATTGACGAAAAAAAGGTGCAAATGATCAATGATGGTATTCCTCCGATCTGGGAAGAAGGTCTTGGGGAGCTGATGGCAAAACATGCGGAGAAGAACCTCATAGCAACATCTGATTATGATTATGCTATACAGAATTCGGATGTGTCCTTTATCTGCGTTGGAACTCCATCTAATGAGCATGGTAATATCGACCTGTCAATTGTGGGTGCGGCCTGCAAGAGCCTTGGCATGGCAATGGCAAAAAAGGATGGTTTCCACATTGTGGTCGTAAAAAGTACAGTGGTTCCACAGACAACTGAAAATACAGTTCTTCCTTTACTTGAAGAACATTCGGGCAAGGTTGCAGGCAAGGACTTCGGTGTTGCCATGAACCCTGAGTTCCTGAGAGAAGGCAAGGCCGTGTATGATTTCATGCATCCCGATAAGATCGTCATTGGCAGCATTGATGAAAGAACAGGTGCTCTTGTTTCAGAGCTATATCGGGATCTGGACTGTGAGGTTACAAGGACCATACCAAGTACTGCTGAGATGATCAAGTATGTGAACAATTCTTTCCTTGCAACAAAGATCTCGTTCTCCAATGAGATCGGTAATATCTGCAAGCGTCTGGGAATTGATACGTATGAGGTAATGAACGCGGTGGGTGCGGATTTCCGTATATCCGAGTATTTCCTGAACTCCGGTGCCGGGTTTGGTGGTTCGTGCTTCCCAAAAGATGTGCGTGCACTTATCGGTAAAGCAAAGGAGATCGATTATTATCCTTCTCTTCTTGAATCCGTTATCGAAGTGAACGAGCTGCAGCCGATGCAGATGACAGAGCTTCTTGAAAAGCACGCAGGAGATGTTAAAGGTAAAAGAGTGGCTGTCCTGGGCCTGGCTTTCAAGAACGAAACGGATGACATTCGTGAGTCCCGTTCTATTCCTGTCATAAAAAGACTTCTTGAGCTTGGGGCCGATGTGAACGCATATGACCCGATGGCAACGGACAACATGAAGGCATTGATCGAAAATATATGGTACTACGATAGTGCTGCCGAGGCACTGGAAGGTGCGATCGCATGTCTGATAATGACCGAATGGGATGAGTTCAGGAAACTCGATTCTGAATTTGCCGGTATGAATAACAAGTTAGTGATCGATGGCAGGAAGATGATCGATCCTGAAAAGCTCGAAGAGGATATTGTTTACGAAGGTCTTTGCTGGTGA
- a CDS encoding orotate phosphoribosyltransferase-like protein, translating to MNNIEEMIQKAVELQANGLVTGQIANELNVSRETVTWLLTRSKKDVVAPAPKDISVNWSNIGQSSFRLKCVSQALCDMVAESLEKTDEIADLVIGIGLSGIPIATIMADELGLEFAIFHDYDDQKEKSRQRGIFSRNFADVRGKNCIIVDDVVSSGATITDVVEQLRDVGANPVAIAVILDKMNSDLIANVPMSSLVRITRVD from the coding sequence ATGAATAATATAGAAGAAATGATCCAGAAAGCAGTTGAATTGCAAGCTAACGGCCTTGTCACAGGTCAGATAGCAAACGAGCTCAACGTATCCCGGGAAACCGTCACATGGCTTTTGACACGTTCAAAGAAGGACGTCGTTGCTCCTGCACCAAAGGATATCTCTGTGAACTGGAGCAATATCGGGCAGAGTTCTTTCAGACTCAAGTGTGTATCCCAGGCACTCTGTGATATGGTTGCAGAGTCACTGGAGAAGACAGATGAGATAGCTGACCTCGTGATAGGGATCGGACTTAGTGGAATACCTATCGCTACAATAATGGCAGATGAGCTCGGACTTGAGTTCGCTATTTTCCATGATTATGATGACCAGAAAGAAAAGAGTCGTCAGAGAGGTATCTTTAGCAGGAACTTCGCCGATGTCAGGGGAAAGAATTGCATTATCGTGGATGATGTAGTCTCATCCGGTGCTACTATCACAGACGTGGTGGAACAGCTTCGCGATGTAGGTGCGAATCCTGTTGCCATAGCTGTAATTCTGGATAAGATGAATTCAGATTTGATCGCCAATGTTCCCATGAGTTCACTGGTACGGATCACACGTGTAGACTGA
- the hisH gene encoding imidazole glycerol phosphate synthase subunit HisH, whose product MKKIVIIDYGLGNLRSVQKGLEHAGAEVIISKDPADLESADGVILPGVGAFSDAMKNIVPFLDGIHKYVESGKPVLGICLGQQMLMSHSEEGGFTDGLDLVPGKVLRFPHSELKVPHMGWNSLSIDQDHPFYEGIEDGAFVYFVHSYYVDTDASHTLASCDYGVNFAASVVNSAGNVIGTQFHPEKSGDIGLKMLENFVGMC is encoded by the coding sequence ATGAAAAAGATAGTGATAATTGACTATGGTCTTGGCAACCTCCGTAGTGTCCAGAAAGGGCTGGAACACGCAGGTGCGGAAGTGATCATATCAAAGGACCCTGCAGACCTTGAAAGTGCAGATGGTGTCATTCTTCCGGGCGTCGGGGCTTTTTCTGATGCGATGAAGAACATCGTTCCTTTCCTTGATGGCATACACAAATATGTGGAATCCGGAAAGCCGGTCCTTGGTATTTGCCTGGGCCAGCAGATGCTCATGAGCCATTCAGAAGAAGGCGGGTTTACAGATGGTCTTGATCTTGTTCCCGGAAAGGTTCTCCGTTTCCCGCACAGTGAACTAAAGGTCCCGCACATGGGTTGGAATTCACTTTCCATCGACCAGGACCATCCTTTCTATGAGGGAATAGAAGATGGTGCATTCGTTTATTTCGTACATTCATATTATGTGGACACTGATGCTTCCCACACTCTCGCTTCATGTGATTATGGTGTGAATTTTGCTGCATCGGTTGTCAATTCCGCAGGCAATGTTATAGGAACACAGTTCCATCCTGAAAAAAGTGGTGATATCGGCCTGAAGATGCTTGAGAATTTTGTAGGCATGTGCTGA
- a CDS encoding nodulation protein NfeD, whose translation MPNKPSPLIPFLFLALILLLSPACASAEEKVLVLEISDSITPVSDDLVVDALLVAQQEEYEALVITLNTPGGGVAETLRIIEAIDQSEVPVIGYVYPGGTKAWSAGTLILLGTDVAAMAPFTVIGSAQPVTISTGGVEPVEDDKIVNALVALAKEKANQHGRNETAAEKFITENLNLNAEEALEAGVIEYVATDVEDLLEQVDGDTIKGKQLTTSGATIDTYTPSLRLSLMDIISDPVISSLLIMLGIYGIVIGISNPGAGAEIFGVVAISLGLIGTGFDVNIAAIFLILLGVILFVLELQAPGVGIFGISGLICLIAGSIFLVPTDFPRWYTPADVQQTMIIAIVTPTIVMGLLFVFVFYKVLEVRHRKPVIGEDFAGDLAEAIDKIDAGSEGFVRYKGEYWKARSEDDLEEGDSVVITDKKGPLLFVKKSE comes from the coding sequence ATGCCAAACAAACCATCACCTCTTATTCCTTTTCTTTTTTTAGCATTGATATTGTTGCTGAGCCCTGCCTGCGCTTCCGCGGAAGAGAAAGTTCTGGTTCTTGAGATATCCGATTCGATCACACCGGTTTCTGATGACCTTGTGGTTGATGCACTTTTGGTAGCACAACAGGAAGAATATGAAGCACTTGTTATAACCCTCAACACCCCGGGAGGCGGGGTTGCTGAAACCCTCAGGATCATTGAAGCTATTGACCAGTCAGAAGTTCCGGTGATAGGGTATGTCTACCCCGGCGGAACAAAAGCATGGTCTGCAGGAACATTGATCCTTCTTGGAACTGATGTTGCTGCAATGGCACCCTTTACGGTCATTGGGTCTGCACAGCCGGTAACTATTTCCACAGGAGGTGTCGAACCTGTTGAGGATGACAAGATCGTGAACGCACTTGTGGCTCTTGCAAAAGAAAAAGCAAACCAGCACGGACGTAATGAGACCGCAGCAGAGAAGTTCATCACCGAGAACCTCAACCTCAATGCTGAGGAAGCACTGGAAGCAGGGGTCATCGAATATGTGGCTACAGATGTTGAAGACCTCCTTGAACAGGTGGACGGGGACACAATAAAGGGTAAGCAACTGACCACCAGCGGTGCTACTATTGATACGTATACCCCATCCCTCAGGCTGAGCCTCATGGATATAATCTCAGACCCTGTGATCTCATCGCTACTGATAATGCTCGGAATATACGGAATCGTTATCGGAATTTCAAACCCGGGAGCAGGAGCAGAGATATTTGGTGTCGTAGCTATTTCACTGGGACTTATAGGAACAGGCTTTGATGTGAATATCGCAGCTATATTCCTGATACTACTGGGGGTTATACTGTTCGTTCTCGAATTGCAGGCGCCGGGTGTTGGCATATTTGGAATATCGGGACTTATATGTTTGATAGCAGGAAGTATTTTCCTGGTACCCACGGATTTCCCGCGCTGGTATACACCTGCAGACGTTCAGCAGACAATGATCATTGCGATCGTCACGCCTACGATAGTAATGGGATTGCTGTTCGTATTTGTATTTTACAAAGTACTGGAGGTCAGGCATCGCAAACCGGTTATCGGTGAAGACTTTGCCGGCGACCTTGCCGAAGCCATCGATAAGATCGATGCTGGTTCAGAAGGATTTGTAAGATACAAGGGAGAATACTGGAAAGCAAGATCAGAAGATGATCTGGAAGAAGGTGACAGCGTTGTGATCACCGACAAAAAAGGACCGCTCCTCTTTGTGAAAAAGAGTGAGTAA
- a CDS encoding carboxypeptidase regulatory-like domain-containing protein — protein sequence MKNVRTIFNDERAIELPINIVVMLVVGMVALAALIAIIPPPTKNMAVNIDEAGLQGTAPSAGNTIVVDAVTAQNPLTIVVKITATDPDGNPVRNANAVLRGLGGVASNTTDINGETTLITTAAQVEMGANQNEGTMDLTIAADGFYDYEKKDAVMVIKTK from the coding sequence ATGAAAAACGTAAGAACAATCTTTAATGATGAAAGAGCGATTGAGCTACCCATCAATATCGTGGTTATGCTCGTTGTAGGAATGGTAGCACTGGCTGCACTTATCGCCATAATCCCACCACCCACAAAGAACATGGCAGTAAATATCGATGAAGCAGGCCTTCAGGGAACTGCCCCCAGTGCAGGAAATACCATCGTTGTGGATGCTGTTACCGCACAGAACCCGCTGACTATCGTGGTCAAGATCACGGCCACAGACCCTGACGGAAACCCTGTCCGTAATGCAAACGCTGTCCTGCGAGGTCTTGGCGGTGTGGCAAGCAATACCACCGACATCAACGGAGAGACCACGCTGATCACAACCGCTGCACAGGTGGAGATGGGAGCTAACCAGAACGAAGGTACAATGGACCTTACCATTGCAGCCGATGGTTTCTACGATTACGAGAAGAAAGATGCAGTGATGGTCATCAAGACAAAGTGA
- a CDS encoding DHH family phosphoesterase, translating into MREECTECGGKGYEVLSTEKCPECKGAGKSKSVNLMSLSQKDVNSFLKDGSVCPKCGGSGEVEVRKTCMACNGKGAFYKCDICGKSIDGPINGKEACSTCGKVDIVHVLDNSCNQDELEVGKMYRATVNNLANFGVFVDLNSNLRGLIHSSNLSTPLEAGATVVVEVKEVRRDGKMDLIPRQVKDFNIVEVEKEIPIRKSIELDKFIGKLIKVEGEVIQVKQTGGPTIFTISDEEGLISCAAFERAGERAYPEIDADMIITGTGEVTSRADRLQVEVKSMKRLTGAKEEAVKKRIDEVLDKRAEPSEIEFLVESEILEKLRPAMRQVTKEIKKAIMRSKPILLRHHADADGMTAAVAIERAILPMIREINGPDAEYHYYKRAPSKAPFYEMPDVTKDISYALEDAARHGQKLPLVVMVDNGSTEEDVPAMRQAQVYGIDMVVVDHHHPDEIVDQYLLGHVNPAHVGGDFGMTAGMLATEVARMINPDVTDEIKHLPAIAAVGDRSEAEEAEAYKQLVADKYSLQDLKDIALALDFEAYWLKFSSGKGIVDDLMDLGDKTRHKKIVNLLCEQANAMIDEQLTACMPNVKSQDLPNGAVLNVLDVENYAHKFTFPAPGKTSGEVHDRMCQKLEGRPVITIGYGPDFAVIRSKGVLMNIPQMVRELHEEIVGAGVNGGGHLVVGSIKFVEGMRSEVLSKLVEKIGSVGVE; encoded by the coding sequence ATGAGAGAAGAGTGTACAGAATGTGGAGGAAAAGGATATGAAGTTCTCTCCACTGAGAAATGTCCTGAATGTAAAGGCGCGGGAAAATCAAAGTCTGTTAACCTCATGAGCCTTTCCCAAAAGGACGTGAACAGTTTTTTGAAAGATGGTTCAGTTTGCCCGAAATGTGGTGGAAGCGGGGAAGTTGAAGTAAGAAAAACATGCATGGCATGCAATGGCAAAGGTGCCTTCTATAAATGTGATATTTGCGGAAAATCCATCGATGGTCCTATCAATGGAAAGGAAGCTTGCAGTACCTGTGGTAAGGTAGATATCGTTCATGTGCTGGATAATTCCTGCAATCAGGATGAGCTTGAGGTCGGGAAGATGTACCGTGCTACTGTGAACAACCTTGCAAACTTCGGTGTTTTCGTAGATCTGAATTCCAATCTTCGCGGTCTGATACACTCGAGCAATCTTAGTACTCCTCTTGAGGCAGGAGCTACTGTTGTCGTTGAAGTTAAGGAAGTTCGTCGTGATGGTAAGATGGACCTGATCCCAAGGCAGGTCAAGGATTTCAACATCGTGGAAGTTGAAAAGGAAATACCTATCAGGAAGTCCATAGAGCTCGATAAGTTCATTGGTAAACTTATCAAGGTCGAGGGAGAGGTCATACAGGTCAAACAGACCGGCGGTCCTACTATATTTACGATATCTGATGAAGAAGGTCTTATTTCCTGTGCCGCCTTTGAGCGAGCGGGAGAGCGTGCCTATCCGGAGATCGATGCCGATATGATCATAACCGGTACAGGCGAAGTAACATCCCGTGCTGACAGGCTTCAGGTAGAGGTCAAGAGCATGAAACGTCTCACCGGTGCAAAGGAGGAAGCTGTCAAAAAGCGGATCGATGAAGTGCTTGACAAAAGAGCTGAACCTTCAGAGATCGAATTCCTTGTGGAAAGCGAGATCCTTGAAAAGCTCAGGCCTGCAATGCGCCAGGTGACCAAGGAGATCAAGAAGGCTATAATGAGGTCAAAGCCGATCCTTCTGCGCCATCATGCAGATGCTGATGGAATGACCGCAGCAGTAGCCATCGAGAGGGCTATTCTTCCGATGATCAGGGAGATAAACGGACCTGATGCGGAATATCATTATTACAAACGTGCACCATCCAAAGCACCATTCTACGAAATGCCGGATGTTACCAAGGATATATCCTATGCACTCGAAGATGCTGCCAGGCATGGGCAGAAGCTTCCACTGGTTGTTATGGTGGACAATGGTTCCACAGAAGAGGATGTACCAGCCATGAGGCAGGCACAGGTCTATGGCATAGACATGGTTGTCGTGGACCATCACCATCCGGATGAGATCGTTGACCAGTACCTGCTCGGTCATGTCAACCCTGCACATGTTGGCGGGGATTTCGGAATGACCGCCGGAATGCTTGCAACAGAAGTTGCACGTATGATAAATCCTGATGTTACGGATGAGATCAAGCACCTGCCGGCAATTGCTGCAGTTGGTGACCGCTCCGAGGCTGAAGAAGCGGAAGCCTATAAACAACTGGTTGCTGACAAGTATTCGCTTCAGGACCTCAAGGACATTGCACTTGCACTTGACTTTGAAGCATACTGGCTCAAGTTCAGTAGTGGTAAAGGTATTGTGGATGACCTCATGGACCTTGGTGATAAGACCAGGCATAAGAAGATCGTGAATTTGCTCTGTGAACAGGCAAATGCCATGATCGATGAGCAGTTGACCGCATGCATGCCGAACGTCAAATCCCAGGACCTGCCAAACGGTGCAGTCCTGAATGTTCTGGACGTTGAGAACTATGCACATAAGTTCACTTTCCCTGCACCGGGTAAGACCTCAGGCGAAGTTCATGATCGCATGTGCCAGAAACTTGAAGGGCGTCCGGTCATCACTATCGGTTACGGTCCTGATTTTGCTGTGATCCGTTCAAAAGGAGTTCTTATGAACATCCCGCAGATGGTCCGCGAGCTTCATGAGGAGATTGTAGGTGCCGGTGTTAACGGTGGTGGGCACCTTGTGGTTGGAAGTATCAAATTCGTAGAAGGAATGCGTTCTGAGGTACTCTCCAAACTGGTGGAAAAGATCGGTTCTGTGGGAGTGGAGTGA
- a CDS encoding AIR synthase-related protein, whose product MDIEGYARKGLRKNDPELEDKLTERILEIKETTSEHARSLAKAAIVEAKATLNVEGEVLTSTISGVTMGEFGVGSRGLGDFYAHEKLAEVIGKTSAAVDTSHLDDSGAILNETGDGYIIITIDGIHSRLSDFPFLAGFHVARASLRDVYVMGSRPVGLLSDIHVADDGDVAKIFDHIAGITTVSELTGIPLVTGSTLRIGGDMDIGERMTGGVGAVGTATDLTARIQTQVGDVILMSEGAGGGTVSTAALYYEMHDVVDETINIKFLEACEALIASGLTKHVHAMTDVTNGGIRGDAKEISRTAGVKLVFDESKMRPLVNPKVLDMLEKLEIDYLGVSLDALLVIAPREYADAIMQTVRGAGVDIDIIGEVVEGSGAEINIDGKMCDFTPRFRESAYTPIKKMIGDKEPRDFEEMKRAVDNAANEAIEKKRKVIEMIKGK is encoded by the coding sequence ATGGATATAGAAGGCTATGCAAGAAAAGGACTTCGAAAGAATGATCCTGAACTTGAGGACAAACTGACAGAACGCATACTTGAGATAAAGGAAACAACCTCCGAACACGCCAGGTCACTTGCAAAAGCAGCTATTGTAGAAGCAAAGGCCACACTTAATGTCGAAGGCGAGGTACTGACATCCACTATCTCCGGCGTGACAATGGGTGAATTTGGTGTAGGTTCCCGTGGACTGGGTGATTTCTACGCACATGAGAAGCTTGCTGAGGTCATCGGAAAGACCAGTGCAGCGGTCGATACATCCCATCTTGACGACTCAGGTGCTATACTGAACGAGACCGGGGATGGATACATAATTATTACAATTGATGGGATCCATTCCCGTCTTAGCGATTTTCCTTTCCTTGCAGGTTTCCACGTAGCCCGTGCATCCCTGCGTGATGTGTACGTGATGGGTTCCCGCCCGGTGGGGCTCCTGTCTGATATCCATGTTGCTGATGACGGCGATGTTGCCAAGATATTTGACCATATTGCGGGAATTACCACGGTATCCGAACTTACAGGCATTCCTCTTGTTACAGGAAGCACTCTCCGTATCGGCGGCGATATGGATATTGGTGAACGTATGACCGGTGGTGTCGGTGCAGTGGGTACAGCTACGGATCTTACAGCCCGCATTCAGACACAGGTTGGAGATGTCATTCTTATGAGCGAGGGTGCAGGCGGAGGGACAGTTTCCACTGCAGCTCTTTACTACGAGATGCACGATGTTGTGGATGAGACCATTAACATCAAGTTCCTCGAAGCATGCGAAGCCCTGATCGCATCCGGCCTGACAAAGCATGTTCATGCAATGACCGATGTGACCAATGGTGGTATCCGTGGTGATGCAAAAGAGATCTCACGAACTGCCGGTGTCAAGCTTGTTTTTGATGAGTCCAAGATGCGTCCGCTTGTCAATCCGAAAGTTCTCGATATGCTGGAAAAGCTGGAGATCGACTACCTTGGTGTATCACTTGATGCATTGCTCGTTATCGCCCCGAGGGAATATGCAGATGCTATCATGCAGACTGTCAGGGGCGCAGGTGTTGATATCGACATCATCGGAGAGGTTGTCGAAGGCAGCGGTGCAGAGATAAACATCGATGGAAAGATGTGTGATTTCACTCCGCGCTTCAGGGAATCGGCTTACACTCCTATCAAAAAGATGATCGGGGATAAAGAGCCAAGGGACTTTGAAGAGATGAAACGTGCAGTAGATAATGCTGCAAATGAAGCCATTGAAAAGAAAAGAAAGGTAATAGAAATGATAAAAGGGAAGTAA
- a CDS encoding energy-coupling factor ABC transporter ATP-binding protein, with product MKEAIRVKGLTYSYPDGTPALENIDITINEGEKIVIIGPNGAGKTTLFLHLNGTLKSQDNTVMIFGKNLGDMKVEERIKEVGIVFQDPDDQLFMPTIFDDVAFGPINMGLGKEDVENRVKKALSRVGLEGFEDRVPHNLSYGQKKRAALAAVLSMEPRILILDEPTANLDPKSRADLIQVINNLNEDGITTVIAMHDVNALPALSDRVYVLNRKIVGEGSPREIFSNSELLKINHLEAPDVFKLFKVLACFGYDCDTLPMSIDEAVQFLTRTIESGSGHIHLHIHEHTHEEVRKFLYSYDHH from the coding sequence ATGAAAGAAGCAATTCGTGTAAAAGGACTTACATATTCATACCCTGATGGGACCCCTGCACTGGAAAACATTGACATCACCATCAATGAAGGAGAAAAGATAGTTATTATCGGACCCAATGGTGCCGGAAAAACCACCCTTTTCCTTCACCTCAACGGTACTCTCAAGAGCCAGGATAACACGGTCATGATCTTTGGAAAGAATCTAGGCGATATGAAAGTCGAAGAGAGGATTAAAGAAGTGGGAATTGTATTCCAGGACCCTGACGACCAGCTGTTCATGCCCACCATCTTCGATGATGTGGCATTCGGTCCCATCAACATGGGATTGGGCAAAGAGGATGTGGAGAATCGAGTGAAAAAAGCTCTGTCCCGTGTCGGACTTGAGGGATTTGAGGACAGGGTTCCGCATAACCTGAGCTATGGGCAGAAGAAAAGAGCAGCACTAGCAGCTGTACTGTCCATGGAACCACGGATACTGATTCTGGACGAACCAACGGCCAACCTAGATCCGAAGAGCAGGGCAGACCTGATACAGGTGATCAATAACTTGAACGAGGACGGGATCACCACTGTGATCGCCATGCATGATGTGAACGCTCTCCCGGCCCTCTCAGACCGCGTCTATGTGCTGAACAGAAAGATTGTCGGCGAGGGAAGCCCGCGGGAGATATTCTCCAATTCAGAACTTCTGAAAATAAATCATCTAGAAGCACCAGACGTGTTCAAGCTATTCAAGGTATTGGCATGTTTCGGGTACGACTGCGATACCCTGCCCATGTCGATCGATGAGGCTGTACAGTTTCTCACAAGGACGATAGAAAGCGGCAGTGGACACATCCATCTCCATATCCACGAGCATACACATGAAGAGGTCCGGAAGTTCCTGTACAGCTACGACCATCATTAA
- a CDS encoding nicotianamine synthase family protein codes for MCSTTAHSSESIIEEILQDTSDHLKKVYRRLDDLITLPMDDEAAEAILNGHGFDQVLDAITMFRCLYTIKLETEHANTILASNEPWEMLKNYSFYPNYCQLVRTAPVVPVDSNDLLCIH; via the coding sequence GTGTGTAGTACTACAGCACATTCATCAGAATCAATAATAGAAGAGATATTACAGGATACTTCGGATCATCTTAAAAAAGTTTATCGGAGATTGGATGACCTAATCACACTACCCATGGATGATGAAGCTGCAGAAGCCATCCTCAATGGACATGGGTTCGATCAGGTACTTGATGCTATTACCATGTTCAGATGTCTTTATACCATAAAACTTGAAACCGAACATGCAAATACCATACTCGCCAGCAATGAACCATGGGAAATGCTGAAAAATTATTCATTTTATCCGAATTATTGTCAGCTGGTACGAACTGCTCCTGTGGTCCCAGTAGACAGCAATGATCTCCTTTGTATTCATTAA
- a CDS encoding carboxypeptidase-like regulatory domain-containing protein yields MAHKNIIQDERAAIGLPIRMVVLTIIGMIGFAVIVSAIVNAPTAPRPMYATSNVTSITFSGETGDTGLLEVTISNFDGDPVGGCNVVLRDPSGTIAAGGLTDSSGQVRMQLNNISLPIGKHEGYITIKAMADGYLAHTDNHFVKVIRG; encoded by the coding sequence ATGGCACACAAGAACATTATTCAGGACGAAAGAGCAGCCATAGGTTTGCCTATACGCATGGTGGTCCTGACGATAATAGGGATGATCGGCTTTGCAGTGATCGTATCGGCCATAGTCAACGCACCCACTGCACCCAGACCAATGTATGCAACTTCTAACGTTACGAGCATAACGTTTTCAGGAGAGACCGGCGATACAGGTCTGCTTGAGGTCACCATATCCAATTTTGACGGAGATCCCGTCGGAGGATGCAATGTTGTATTGAGAGATCCCTCAGGAACAATTGCTGCCGGGGGCCTCACAGACAGTTCTGGTCAGGTGCGGATGCAGCTTAACAACATCTCGCTTCCGATAGGAAAACATGAGGGGTACATAACTATCAAAGCAATGGCCGACGGGTATCTTGCACATACTGACAATCACTTTGTGAAAGTCATCCGCGGATGA
- a CDS encoding slipin family protein, with protein sequence MIEEYIIPILVIGVIILSQALKMVKEYERVVIFRLGRLSGVKGPGLFLIIPIIDTVMKVDLRVVTIDVPKQAVITKDNVTVAVDAVIYYKVLKPDAAITEVENFKFATAMLSQTTLRDVIGQIELDQLLSERETINKDIQELLDISTDPWGIKVTGVTLRDVSIDDTMLRAIAKQAEAEREKRSRIILAEGEFLAAQKMKDAAQLYQDIPVALKLRELQTIAEVAREKNLIVVTSSTDIGEIAALSSAFGKK encoded by the coding sequence ATGATAGAAGAATACATAATACCTATACTTGTAATTGGAGTTATCATCTTATCTCAAGCGCTCAAGATGGTGAAAGAATACGAGCGAGTCGTTATTTTCAGATTGGGACGACTTAGCGGAGTAAAAGGACCGGGACTTTTCCTTATCATCCCTATCATCGATACAGTGATGAAGGTTGATCTGCGAGTTGTAACTATTGACGTTCCAAAACAGGCAGTCATCACAAAAGATAACGTTACTGTTGCTGTTGATGCTGTTATTTACTATAAGGTCCTCAAGCCTGATGCTGCAATCACAGAGGTTGAGAACTTCAAGTTCGCAACGGCCATGCTATCCCAGACAACCCTCAGGGATGTTATCGGACAAATCGAACTTGACCAACTCCTCTCAGAACGTGAGACCATCAATAAGGATATCCAGGAGTTGCTCGACATTTCCACAGACCCATGGGGAATAAAGGTCACAGGCGTCACTCTAAGGGATGTGAGCATCGATGACACCATGCTTCGTGCAATTGCAAAGCAGGCAGAAGCCGAAAGGGAAAAGCGTTCACGCATAATTCTTGCAGAAGGTGAGTTCCTAGCTGCACAAAAGATGAAAGATGCTGCACAGCTCTATCAGGATATACCTGTAGCTCTCAAACTAAGGGAACTGCAGACCATTGCCGAAGTTGCACGTGAAAAGAACCTCATAGTAGTAACAAGTTCAACGGATATCGGAGAAATCGCGGCACTTTCCAGTGCATTCGGTAAGAAATAA